The sequence below is a genomic window from Helicobacter ganmani.
AAAGACTAGGAATCGCCACAGAAGTGATTGAGAATGCAGGGAAAACAAGAGAGGAATTTGATGCACAATTAATTACAACCCTGCAAGAATTTAAACTAGATTTATGTGTATTGGCTGGATTTATGCGAATCTTGACACCGATTTTTACGCAAAAGATTCGCGCTATCAATATCCACCCCTCACTTTTGCCCCTTTTCAAAGGCGCGCACGGAATCTTAGAATCCTACAACTCACCTATGCGCCTAGGAGGTGTGAGTGTGCATTATGTCAGCGAAGAACTAGATAGCGGGGAAATCATTGCACAAGGAGCAATCACAAAAATTGCGGGAGAAAGCTTAGAATCCTATGAAGCACGTATCCACAAACTAGAACATACATTGTATCCACTTGCATTACTAGAAGCACTCACAAGGAAAAAATAATGCGCATTTTACACACAGAATGGTCGGGTGGCTTTGGCGGACAGGAGATTCGGATTCTAAACGAAATGCAAGAAATGCGTAGGCGTGGCTGCCATCTTGCGCTTGCTACCAAAGAGGACGCTAGAATCTTACCCAAAGCAAAAGAATATGGTTTTACCACCTTTACCCTACCCTTTAGGCGCAAAACCGACATAGAGAGCATCTACAAACTCCATAAAATCGCAAGAAACTTTGATATTATCAACACGCATAGTGGCATAGATACTTGGTTGGGTGGATTAGCTAGTATCGGGAGTGGAGCGAAGTTTATCCGCACAAGACATTTATCTAACAAAATTCACCCCTCGCGCTTAAACTTTATTAACTCCCTAGCAGATTTCATCATTACCACAGGAGAAAGTATTCGTGAAGCAATGATACGAGAAAATCGTATCAAACCAGAGAGGATTCTCTCTATACCCACAGGCATTGATACAGAAACTTTTTACAAAGAAAAATATAACAAAGAAGCAATGAAAACAAAATACAATCTCCCACAAAATAAATTGATTATAGGCAATTTAGGCGTTTTGCGCGCAATGAAAAGACAAGATGTTTTTATTGAAGTCGCACGTGGAATTTGCCAAAAATATCCCGATGTATTTTTTGTGATTGCAGGTAGCGGAGATGGACAAGTGTGTTTAGAAAATCTTGCAAAGGAAGTCAATCAGGCGGCAAATCAAGAAATCGTGCGCTTGCTTGGACACATTGAAAATCCTGCGGAATTTTTGGCAACTTTGGATATATTTATGCTTACTAGCGATAGAAATGAGGGTGTGCCACAAAGCCTAATGCAAGCTCTCGCTATGGAAATTCCAAGTATTGCAGGCAATATAGGGTCTATCACGGATTTGCACTTTTATTCTCAAGGTAAGCCAAATTTCATTCTCACGCAAAATCCAAACTTAGAGGAGTTTATAGAAGCATTAGAATTGCTAATTAGAAAAGAGAGAAGAATCCTACCATCTCGTGATTTTATTTGTAAAAATTTCTCTCTCGTCGCAATGGGAGAGAAAACTATGCAAGTATATCAAAATCTGCTATCCTAACTCCTTGCAAGATTCCACTTGACGGGGGAGGAAATTGTTATCACAAGAATTACAACACAATTTGTAGCAATCTATAATATAAAACCTTGCTTTTAACACTTAGTTTAAAAGATTATGGGGGATTACTTCGTCCGCTTGCTTCCTTATACAAGAAAAAATCGCAAGAATGAAGTTACGCTTTTGTGCTTAGAATCAAGCTTTCGCTAGAACCCATTTGCTCCACAAAATCGCGGATTTTACTATCCAAATGCTGATTTATCATATCAGCATCTTGGCTTTGCTGCTTGATTTGCTCCACCTCTCCTGCAAAATACTGCCTCACCAATGCCTGCTCCTCCGGTGAAAGCGCATTGAGATTGCCACTCTGCTTGATTTTTGCAAGAAGTCTCATCGCCTCTTCCATTGCAGAGACATCTAACTCCTCTTTGTTTGGGGTTGTGAGACTTGCTTCTTGGGATTGTGCAACCATTTCTGCTAAAGGATTTTCTTGCGATTCCAAAATCCCCTTCAACGCGCTATATAAGCTGCCACGCGTTACTTCAAAATGTTCTTGAACGCTGATTTTGCCATTTAAATCTTTGTCTTGAGAGATGAAATTATCTAGTAAATCCTCTATGGTGCGCACTTCTGTATCATCACTTTTAGTATTGCCCTCTACCAAAAGTACAGAAATTGGATTGCCAAACGATTGGCTTTGGCTCAACTCAAAACTATAACCATCTCTCAGAAGCTCTCTTTCTTTTTCTGAAAACTTCCCATCTTGATTCAAATCCGCTTTTGCTCCCCCCACATTGCCCATTATCTCCGCATACCAGCCACTAACATACGCTTCTGCCTTGCCACTTAAGCGCATATTGCCATCTTCTCTAGCAAAAAAGTCTTTTTTGTTGAACTTTTCTTGCAATCGTTCCATATTTTCTTTAGAGATTAAAGCACTCACGCGCTCTCCACTTGTAGGGTCATCAAAAAGCACGAGTTGGTAGTTAGAATCCCCAACTAACTTTGATTTTATGGATTCTTTGATTTCTCTTTCTTGTGGTTTTAGTTGCAAATCTTGGCTTTCTTCATTCATTAATGTCGCCTGTGTGCGAGCATTTGCTGCTAGATAAACCTTAGAAGAAACAATGCTTCCTGCGCCATTTACAAACATTATTACTCCTTATTTTATACCGCTACAATAAAACAATGGTAGTTTCCATATCTATCAGGAACGCATTTTCTGATAAGTTTTGCCATTATATCTTTAGAATCATCAGATTTTAATGCAACTTTTTTTTCAAACACATCTGCCTCATTGTTTATCTTTGGACTCGCATACGCACACAATCCAAAAACCAATACCACACCCAAAACTATTTTACGCACAAAAAACCCTTTGTTAAAAAATATTTAATCATTATAGAAATTTATTCTTAAAAATATCGGTTAATTTTAGAAAAAACTTTATATGTTTTGCTATTTTGTTACAAATCGTTGCATAAGCTCTATTGTCTCTGCGTCCCGCTTCTCTTTGCGATTCTTTAAATCCTGCATAATTTGCTCCCATTCCGCACTTTTAAGATTCTGACCAAATTTTGCTTTCGCACTTAAAGATTCCACTAAAATTTTTCCTACAAAAGTGCCTTTTTCCTTACCGACAAACTGCCCACTCTCCATACTCATTTGAGAATTTTTAGGCTCATATTTGCGCACAAGACGCGTTAAAATATGCTTTTTCTCCTCCAAATCCTCCACGACACAAAACTGCCCCTCTAAAAAGACAGAAAAGAAAAATTGTGTCGGAATCATCGTTCCTTTCAAAAAACTTGAGGGAATATAAGCATAAGGTTTTGCCACACTAAAGGAGACTTTTGGATTATGTTTTAGAAGCTCATATTTGCGCCCCGCCTTTGCGCCGTGTAGATAAATCTTAGAATCCTCATAGCAAAAGCTAAGTGGCACAGCATAGGGAATGCTATCAGGAATCACGAGCGTACCAAATTCTATTTTGTTTAAAAACTCTTGTATGAATCCCAAATCTTTGCAATCAAAATCACTGCGCCGCATTTTCCCTCCATTATCGCAGAATCTGCACTTCATTTTCTAGTGCGATTCCACGTTCCTTTTGCACTTTTTCTTTTGCAATCTCTATCAGTTCTAACGCTTCCTCAAAGGTAGAATCCCCAAGATTAACAAGAAAATTCGCGTGTTTCTCGCTAAAACATAGGCTTTTGTTTTTACCAAATCGCACACCCTTTAGCCCCACTGCTTCAATCAATCTCCCTGCAAAATCCCCTTTAGGATTCTTAAAACAACTCCCAAAACTAGGCTCTGTGGGCTGATTTTGGCGCATTTTTATACATTCCTCCACCAAATCAGCTCTAAAACCACTTTGTTTTTTAAAAATCCCAGCAAAAATTAGCCCCTCAATCTGACTGCTACGATAGCTTAACCCTAAGTTCTCTACACCCTTAAAATCAAGCTTACCCAAAGAGTCTAATTGCAAGATTCCGAGTGTTACTTTTTGAATCTCATAGCTTTTTAGTCCCGCATTCATCTTGAGGATTCCGCCCATACTTCCGGGCAATCCACAAAGAATCTCAAACCCTCCCAAATTCTTGCGTTTAGCATAGGAAAATAGCTTGCCGCTAGGTGTAGCCGCACCAACTTCCAAACTATCTCCTAAGTCCTTAATATAATCAAATGCTTTGCTTAAAACGCAGAGATTCTTAGCATTTGGAGCAATCAATAGATTGTTTGCCTTGCCGATGATTTGCGGGGAAGCCTGCTCCAAGAGAGCAATATAATCTTGGGGCGATTCTATATAATTTAATGCAAGCCGTGTGCCAATCCGCACGCTCGTATAACACGAAAAATCTACAATTTTTTGAAACATTGGAATCTAAAAAAGAAAGCTTGGCATTAGATTAAAGATTCTTGTCGTAAAGTCCATTAGCATATTCAACATCCAAGGCATTGTAAAGATAATCACAACAATCACCGCTAGAATCTTTGGCACAAAAGTAAGCGTCATCTCATTAATTTGCGTCGTGGCTTGAAAAATACTAATCATCAAGCCCACTACCAACCCGACAAGCAACATCGGGAGAGAAAGGGTAAGCGTAATTTTATAAGTCTCAATCGCCAAAGCCATTAATTGCGATTCCACAATTCTCTCCTAAAAATAATCCAATTAAAAATTGCCAAAGGGAACTCACACCCTCAAACACCAACGCAAAAAACTTCGCAAGATGGACGCCAATAACTTCAAACACTATTTTTGTTGCATTGTAAATTTGCAAAATCTCTTCTTTGGCAAAAATGCCATATAGTTTTTCGTTTTTAAAATACATCGGGCAGAGATAAAAGAATAAACACAGCGCAAAATATCCACAAAGGGATTTTACTAATAATAAATTACGATGGCGAGGGCAAAAAACTAGAATCCAAGAATGAAATATTTTACCGCCGATAAACTTCCAATAAAGCTTATTACAGCCTATGCCTATGCCAACGATACATATAAAGATAAAAATAATGGCAACAAAGGGCATAAAAGTGATTAAATCCCAAAAATTACCAAAGTCAAACAAACCCTTTGCATTGTAAATAGATGGATTCAAATAAAGAATATTGCCATCTTTAAAAGTAAAAGATTTTTGACTTGAATAAAAGATTCCAACCCTATTAAGAATAACCATAAAAACAGAAACAAAAAATGCTAAAACAAACCAATTTACTTGCGAGATACGATTAATGCGAGAAATAGCCTTTGGCAATGTTTGTAATGTAGTTTGAATATAGTCTTTGCTAAATGTGCGACCCAACAGCTCATAAGCTTTATTAACGCGATTATCCACCGTATCGTGAGAATTATTTGATGGTTCTAGGTTATCTAATGCCTCTTGCAATGTTTTGCCTTGATGCAACGCATCGTTTGCGATAAGTTCTATATTTTTTTCTGATTTTAAAAATATTCTTAGAGGAATCGCAAATACAAAAGGTGCAAAAGGATTTGCAAAAGTAAATTGCGCACTTTTTACAAGTTTATTCAAATCTGCTTGCAAAATCTTATCTAAGATTCCGCCCGCATCAAATATTTCTGCATCTCTACCATAAAGGATAAAATTATTCTCGCTATCATTTAAGCGAATACTAAAGGTTGCAAATGGCACAGCGGATTCATAGACTTCTTTAATTTGTTTTGTTCTTTCATCGCTTGTTAGTGTAAGTCGCTTGATTGAGCCAAATGAATCCATATTATAAATAAGCGTTTTCTGCAGAGCTTCTTTAATGAAATCTTGCGTGTTTTCTTGCAAGATTAGAGTATAATCCGGCTTTGCATAAAGAAAAATCGTATAAACATCAGTAAGATGACCTTCCCCATCGCAAATCTCGCAAATTACATCACCGCTTCCACGACAAACATTACAAATGTTTTTTCCGCTACCTTGGCAGTCAGAACATCTATTTTTACCACTGCCGCCACAAGCATTACAAGATACTATGCGAGATTCCCCATTAAAGACAAATCGTGTTCGACCGCTTCCATTACAAGAATTACAAGTTTTTTTACCGCTTCCACTGCAACTATGACAACTAACCTTGCCAGCTCCCCCGCAATGATGACAAACTACTTCGCCATCTCCATCGCATTCTTTACAAATATGACTATAATAAAACTTCGGCTCAATTTCTCTAATGTTTTTATCTTTTTTAAAGGTGGCAAATCCGCCATCTTGTATAAGGCTCTTTAGCAAATCAAGGTTTTTACTATCGTTAATTTCAGCCTTTAAATAAATACTCATTTTATTTCTTAAAGACTCTTCGTCTGTAAAGAAAAAATCTCCACTATTACCTTTATGCAAACCTGTGAGTATTTTATATTTAGACTCTATGTCTAATTCATTAATAACTTTAATTTTAAAAAAATACAAAAACTCATTATAGTCCAAAATTTCGTATTCGCTAAAGTCAAATCTAGTTGCGTTTTTTAAAAATTCATCTACAACGCTCTTACAACTTTGTTTATAATCTTGCGTCATTTATAAGAATCCCAAACCATAGTAGCCTTGCCGTCCTTTTCCTCCACAGCTGCCATTCCCATAATATTATAACCGCAATCCACATAATGAATCTCGCCTGTAACCGCGCTTGCAAGAGGGGATAGGAGATACATTGCAGAGTTGCCTACTTCCTCTATTGTTACATTTCTATGCAATGGTGAATTTGCCTCATTCCATTTTAAGATGAAGCGAAAATCTCCGATTCCACTTGCGGCAAGCGTGCGAATTGGTCCCGCTGAAATCGCATTGACACGGATTCCTTCTTTCCCTAAATCGTGCGCTAGATAACGCACACTAGATTCCAAAGCAGCCTTAGCAACGCCCATTACATTATAATGCGCAACATGCTTGACACTTCCTAGATAGCTTAGTGTAAGAATTGAAGCATTGGGGCTTAGTACAGGTTTAAGTTCGCGGCAAAGCTCAATAAGCGAATAAACTGAAACTTCCATTGCAACATTAAAGGCTTCTTTGCTTGTATCCAAAAAGCTCCCATCTAACGCTTCTTTAGGAGCAAAAGCAACGCTATGCACCAAGAAGTCCAATGTTCCAAAATCTCGCTTGATACTTTCACGCAAAAGCGCAAAATGCTCCTTTTTGCTTACATCTAGCTCATAAACAAACTTGGAATTCCCGATTTCTTCCGCAATGGGAAACACGCGTTTTTGAATTTGTTCATTCATATAGGTTAAGCCGATTGTCGCACCTTGCTCTTTGAGTGCCTTTGTGATTCCATACGCAATAGATTTATTGTTTGCCACACCGACAATCAAGCCCTTTTTTCCTTGCATAATCATTCTTTACTCCTTAAATCAATGGAATTATCTAAAATTTGACAAAAGCTTGAAATCTCCCAACTCGCACTTCCAATAAGCACACCATCTACACCATTTAGGGAGAGAATTTCACGCACATTTTGGGGTTTCACGCTTCCGCCGTACAAAAGCGGAATTTTACCTAATTTTTGCTTTAAGCGTGTGTGAATTTGTGTGATTTCCTCCAAACTTGCACTTACCCCACTGCCAATCGCCCAAATCGGCTCATAGGCAACAATTAAATCAGGTGAATTTAAATTAATCCCTTCAAATTCGGATTCCAAAAACTCCAAAACCGCTTCAATACCTTGTTGTTTGATTTCTTGCGACTCCCCAATACAATAACAAATTCTAAATCCCAACTGACTAAAAAACCTAAATTTCTCTGCGCAAAATTCTTGCGATTCCTTTAATATCTCACGCCTCTCACTATGCCCAATCAAAAGTGTTTGAATCCCAAACTCCTCTAATTGCTCCAAACCAATTTCTCCTGTGTAAGAGCCGTTTTTTGTAGGGTAGGCGTTTTGCGCTCCAACCTGAAAACTCTTAAAGCGATTTTCTAAGAGTGCGCTTTGTGGGGGAAAAATCATAATTTGATGTGGAAAGGATTGATTTTGTGTTTGATTTTTTGCAATAAACTTTTCTAAATTCTCGCAAAATTGTAAAGTGCTTTTGCGTGTGTGGTTTGTCTTAAAATTACTTGCAATAATTTTCATAAGATTCCTTTAGTTTTTGGTATTATAGCAAATCTTAAAAACTTTACAATTCTTGTTGAATGCTATAATTTTAACGACAACTTTAAGGAGTTTGAATGAATTTTTTACAAAAAATTCAAGAGAATATTAAGCTCATTTTCACTTGGAATCCTAGCGATAGATTATGGCAAATGCCATTTTTTGCAGGATTAAGTGTTGCAATCGTGCTTTTTATTGCAGCTTTTTTTAATCGTCCTGATTTGGGACTTGTGGCAATCATCGGCACCAATATTTTTCTTTATGTTCCTGACACTCCAATTCACCATAAAATGATTTTATGTATGGCGAGTGCTTTTGGAATTGTTGCTTCCTTTACGCTTGGACTGATTGGACAAGCCTTTCCTGCGCTAATTCCATTCATCGTTTTTCTTGTTACGATGATAGGCGCGCAAGTCGTGCGCTATTTTAGCATTGGCGCGCCAGGATTCTTTTTCTTTACCTTTGCGATGATTCTTGGCACTTATATTCCTTTTGAAGTCAAAGACTATCCTTTTGCTATTGGGCTTGTCGCACTTGGAACAATGGTAGCCAATGTGATGGTTTTGCTGTATTCTTTAAGTGTAATTTACCTCTTCAAACATCCTCCAAAACCAACTCCAAAAATCGGAGAATTTGGCTTTGGCGTGATTATTATTGACCCTATTATCATTGCGTTTTTTGTCAGTGCCTCTATGATTTTCCAAAACTTTTTGGAATTAGAAAGAGGCTATTGGGTGGGGGTAAGTTGTGCTGCTATCTTAACAGCAGTTACTTTTAAACAGATTTGGATTAAACAGACACAAAGAATCTTGGGCACGATTCTAGGCGTAAGCTTCGCTTATTTCTTATTGCACTTTAGTTTCAGCCCAATTCAATTTGCGCTTTTGATGATGACATTAATGTTTTTTGCGGAATTAACAACAGTTAGGAATTATGCTTTAGCAATGGTATTTTTAACCCCTTATTCCACTTATTTGGCAGAAGTTGCAAGCTTTATGAATTATGACCCAGATTTGATTATCAAGGCAAGAATCCTAGATATTACAATTGGTAGTTTATTTGGGCTTTTGGGCGGTGCAGTAATGCATTGGAGACCTTTGCGAAAAATGCTAGAAAGAATCTTACGCAAAATCGTTTTTCGGTGGGCAGGAGAAGATTAAAAACATAAAGCAATTTGCACTTCAAACCAATTGCTACGAATCCTTAAGGATTCCATCAAAAGCAATCATTAACATTAGGGAATTGCGTGAAGCTGCTGATAAACTTCCGCGCTTTTAGCTTCAAATTTTTGACAATATGTTTGTAATTGTTCTTGATTCTCTGTAAAATTACCGAGTTTAATAAACTCTAAAAACTCTTGGATACTTTCATCAAAATCAAAGATTTTTTGGCAAATGCTCTTATCTATCAAAGATTTTTCTCCAATATCACATTGTGAAGCCATCTGTGGAATCTCATTTGTAATCACAGCGGAATAGGAGGCAAATTTTTTCAAAATACAATCCAACTCTAGCAATGCAATATAAGAAGTCTTATTGGTATGTGAAATAGAATCTAGTAAAGAAGCCGCTTGTTTATCCATTGCGCCAAAAGTCTCATTGAATGAAATCATCAATTCATTGGAATCATTTGTAATGGTATCAATCTCTTTAACATAGCCTGAAATCTCGTCCATTTCTTGGTTGATTACCTGTGTGGTAGAGGAGATTTCTGACGCGGTTTTCGTGGCGCGCTCTGCTAGTTTTCGGACTTCATCAGCAACGACTGCAAATCCTCTTCCGTGTTCTCCTGCTCTTGCTGCTTCAATTGCGGCATTAAGGGCGAGTAAATTAGTTTGGTCAGTAATCTCCTTAATCAAAGAAACAAATGCATCAATTTCTTTAATTCGTTTTGTGAAACACTCAAAGGATTGTGAAGTTTGCGACATCATAGAGGAGAGGTTGGAAAAATTATTCACAATCACTTGGACATTCTGCATTCCTTGATTGGAAGATTGAGAAATCGTTTTCGCCTCTTCAGAAGTTTCATTCATTACCGAAATTACAACATTTAGATTTGTAGAAATTGAATTTAAATCTTTCTTCAAACTCACTGCGCTTTGTTTAGAAATCTGATTCACGATTAAACCTCTTGCGCCCAATTTATCTGCTTCTTCAACCGCATAAGAGGCTTTATTAATCAGCTGTCCCACATAAGAAAAAGCTCCTTTTAGGCTTGCAGAATTTAATTTTCTGTAATATTGTTTTTTGCTTGCGGCAGTAATAACGGAAGACCCCCCTCTAACAAAGGCTTCCACTTGGTCAGCCAAATCATTAAATGCCCACGACAGATTGCCCAAAGCACCATTATCTTGAATATTTGTAATTCTTGCTTCTAGGTTTCCATTGGCAAGCTGTGAAACACAATGGGTAATTTCTTGAATATACTTATCTCGTCTATTTCCAGCTATTAGCGTCAATGAGCAAGTCAAAATACCTAGACAAAAAGCTCCAAATTCTAGCAAAATATGAATATCTAAAATTTCAATAATAAATAAACAAACAAAAATGGCAATAAAACAATAATTAAAAACCCTAGAATATCTATAAAGTTGATACGAATTCTTCATAATTGACTCCTTTTTGTGCTAGAATCTGCTCCAATCTCTCTTGGCTTTTTTCAATCCCTTCTCTTTGTTCAACTTCCAATAATTCCTTATAGAGTGCATTAATGGTTTTTTTTGCCTGTTCTGTTGGCTTTAGCCGAATAGAATGATAACCGAC
It includes:
- a CDS encoding primase-helicase zinc-binding domain-containing protein; this encodes MTQDYKQSCKSVVDEFLKNATRFDFSEYEILDYNEFLYFFKIKVINELDIESKYKILTGLHKGNSGDFFFTDEESLRNKMSIYLKAEINDSKNLDLLKSLIQDGGFATFKKDKNIREIEPKFYYSHICKECDGDGEVVCHHCGGAGKVSCHSCSGSGKKTCNSCNGSGRTRFVFNGESRIVSCNACGGSGKNRCSDCQGSGKNICNVCRGSGDVICEICDGEGHLTDVYTIFLYAKPDYTLILQENTQDFIKEALQKTLIYNMDSFGSIKRLTLTSDERTKQIKEVYESAVPFATFSIRLNDSENNFILYGRDAEIFDAGGILDKILQADLNKLVKSAQFTFANPFAPFVFAIPLRIFLKSEKNIELIANDALHQGKTLQEALDNLEPSNNSHDTVDNRVNKAYELLGRTFSKDYIQTTLQTLPKAISRINRISQVNWFVLAFFVSVFMVILNRVGIFYSSQKSFTFKDGNILYLNPSIYNAKGLFDFGNFWDLITFMPFVAIIFIFICIVGIGIGCNKLYWKFIGGKIFHSWILVFCPRHRNLLLVKSLCGYFALCLFFYLCPMYFKNEKLYGIFAKEEILQIYNATKIVFEVIGVHLAKFFALVFEGVSSLWQFLIGLFLGENCGIAINGFGD
- a CDS encoding FUSC family protein; amino-acid sequence: MNFLQKIQENIKLIFTWNPSDRLWQMPFFAGLSVAIVLFIAAFFNRPDLGLVAIIGTNIFLYVPDTPIHHKMILCMASAFGIVASFTLGLIGQAFPALIPFIVFLVTMIGAQVVRYFSIGAPGFFFFTFAMILGTYIPFEVKDYPFAIGLVALGTMVANVMVLLYSLSVIYLFKHPPKPTPKIGEFGFGVIIIDPIIIAFFVSASMIFQNFLELERGYWVGVSCAAILTAVTFKQIWIKQTQRILGTILGVSFAYFLLHFSFSPIQFALLMMTLMFFAELTTVRNYALAMVFLTPYSTYLAEVASFMNYDPDLIIKARILDITIGSLFGLLGGAVMHWRPLRKMLERILRKIVFRWAGED
- the purN gene encoding phosphoribosylglycinamide formyltransferase translates to METKRIAILFSGNGSNLEALIKSLHKKCFLPSKRPENIKQSTIGGFLIGDVLIEGFLIGGLAHTFKIIEPDCAKGKHSNKAFKVEVVLALSNKSDAFGLTRAKRLGIATEVIENAGKTREEFDAQLITTLQEFKLDLCVLAGFMRILTPIFTQKIRAINIHPSLLPLFKGAHGILESYNSPMRLGGVSVHYVSEELDSGEIIAQGAITKIAGESLESYEARIHKLEHTLYPLALLEALTRKK
- a CDS encoding glycosyltransferase family 4 protein, which encodes MRILHTEWSGGFGGQEIRILNEMQEMRRRGCHLALATKEDARILPKAKEYGFTTFTLPFRRKTDIESIYKLHKIARNFDIINTHSGIDTWLGGLASIGSGAKFIRTRHLSNKIHPSRLNFINSLADFIITTGESIREAMIRENRIKPERILSIPTGIDTETFYKEKYNKEAMKTKYNLPQNKLIIGNLGVLRAMKRQDVFIEVARGICQKYPDVFFVIAGSGDGQVCLENLAKEVNQAANQEIVRLLGHIENPAEFLATLDIFMLTSDRNEGVPQSLMQALAMEIPSIAGNIGSITDLHFYSQGKPNFILTQNPNLEEFIEALELLIRKERRILPSRDFICKNFSLVAMGEKTMQVYQNLLS
- a CDS encoding pyridoxamine 5'-phosphate oxidase family protein; translated protein: MRRSDFDCKDLGFIQEFLNKIEFGTLVIPDSIPYAVPLSFCYEDSKIYLHGAKAGRKYELLKHNPKVSFSVAKPYAYIPSSFLKGTMIPTQFFFSVFLEGQFCVVEDLEEKKHILTRLVRKYEPKNSQMSMESGQFVGKEKGTFVGKILVESLSAKAKFGQNLKSAEWEQIMQDLKNRKEKRDAETIELMQRFVTK
- a CDS encoding UDP-N-acetylmuramate dehydrogenase translates to MFQKIVDFSCYTSVRIGTRLALNYIESPQDYIALLEQASPQIIGKANNLLIAPNAKNLCVLSKAFDYIKDLGDSLEVGAATPSGKLFSYAKRKNLGGFEILCGLPGSMGGILKMNAGLKSYEIQKVTLGILQLDSLGKLDFKGVENLGLSYRSSQIEGLIFAGIFKKQSGFRADLVEECIKMRQNQPTEPSFGSCFKNPKGDFAGRLIEAVGLKGVRFGKNKSLCFSEKHANFLVNLGDSTFEEALELIEIAKEKVQKERGIALENEVQILR
- the fabI gene encoding enoyl-ACP reductase FabI, encoding MIMQGKKGLIVGVANNKSIAYGITKALKEQGATIGLTYMNEQIQKRVFPIAEEIGNSKFVYELDVSKKEHFALLRESIKRDFGTLDFLVHSVAFAPKEALDGSFLDTSKEAFNVAMEVSVYSLIELCRELKPVLSPNASILTLSYLGSVKHVAHYNVMGVAKAALESSVRYLAHDLGKEGIRVNAISAGPIRTLAASGIGDFRFILKWNEANSPLHRNVTIEEVGNSAMYLLSPLASAVTGEIHYVDCGYNIMGMAAVEEKDGKATMVWDSYK
- a CDS encoding triose-phosphate isomerase codes for the protein MKIIASNFKTNHTRKSTLQFCENLEKFIAKNQTQNQSFPHQIMIFPPQSALLENRFKSFQVGAQNAYPTKNGSYTGEIGLEQLEEFGIQTLLIGHSERREILKESQEFCAEKFRFFSQLGFRICYCIGESQEIKQQGIEAVLEFLESEFEGINLNSPDLIVAYEPIWAIGSGVSASLEEITQIHTRLKQKLGKIPLLYGGSVKPQNVREILSLNGVDGVLIGSASWEISSFCQILDNSIDLRSKE
- the fliQ gene encoding flagellar biosynthesis protein FliQ, whose protein sequence is MESQLMALAIETYKITLTLSLPMLLVGLVVGLMISIFQATTQINEMTLTFVPKILAVIVVIIFTMPWMLNMLMDFTTRIFNLMPSFLF
- a CDS encoding methyl-accepting chemotaxis protein, translated to MKNSYQLYRYSRVFNYCFIAIFVCLFIIEILDIHILLEFGAFCLGILTCSLTLIAGNRRDKYIQEITHCVSQLANGNLEARITNIQDNGALGNLSWAFNDLADQVEAFVRGGSSVITAASKKQYYRKLNSASLKGAFSYVGQLINKASYAVEEADKLGARGLIVNQISKQSAVSLKKDLNSISTNLNVVISVMNETSEEAKTISQSSNQGMQNVQVIVNNFSNLSSMMSQTSQSFECFTKRIKEIDAFVSLIKEITDQTNLLALNAAIEAARAGEHGRGFAVVADEVRKLAERATKTASEISSTTQVINQEMDEISGYVKEIDTITNDSNELMISFNETFGAMDKQAASLLDSISHTNKTSYIALLELDCILKKFASYSAVITNEIPQMASQCDIGEKSLIDKSICQKIFDFDESIQEFLEFIKLGNFTENQEQLQTYCQKFEAKSAEVYQQLHAIP